Sequence from the Leptospira johnsonii genome:
AGTGTTCGAGATTATTAATATTATGGCGAACTCATCACCATAATCTAATCTCAGCTAATAAAAAATTTTAATTTCTCATTCGCAGTTATATTCGTTGTAAAAGAACTTTATTTCTTCCCTAAACTTACGGTTCGAAGGGCGAATGCCGTCCTACCCGAAAATTTCGGTTACTGACCGGAAAACGGCCAGAAGACCAAGATACAAAATCGACTCGGCCAGTCAAACCGTTTTTATAGAAATTTTGCAAATCGATCTTATCTTAATTTTAAAATCGGCATCTTTAATGTGACATAATTCAAATCTAAATTCAAAGAGATTTCAAGGCTTCGGCGCCCTTGGGGACATAGGTTTAGTTTATTATGATATCTTAATGTGTCTTGAAGATCGATATGATTCGCAATGAGTTCTATGAATCACGTGGGATCAAAATTCCGTGTAAAACCGGGATACTCTATGGAACCTACCCGGTTCAAATTTGAGGATCGATTCACCGTCGGACCACTTACCATCTTTAAGGGATTGATGAGAATTGTAAAAATGGGGCCTATGTATTAATTACTTACCTATACTTGAATTTATGGGCAAGGATACGGTCTTAGCTGAGTGGGGAGAAAAGTTTAAATGTATGAATTACCCAAACGAATTATCACGCAAGCCACCTTTGATCAAAGGTCAGATTGATTTTAGCATTAATAAGCCAATACCAATTTTAGAGCCTTTTGTCGACAGCATCTGGATGCTCAAGAATGATTCTAAGAAAGACCACGAAGTTGTTGTATTACCTGATGGAAGGCTCGATATAATTTTTTCCATTTCATTGACCCAACCCTTTCGAGCCATGCAAATGGGATTAGCCACACTTCCCGAAAAAAATGTTATCCCCGCTGGCGGAATCATGTTTGCCGTGAGCTTTAAGCTGCTTGCCATCGAATATCTACTTGATTTTGAAGTAGGATTTCTCCTTAACAGCGAGCGACAACTTCCAAGCAATTTTTGGGGGATTTCAGAAAATGATCTTTCAGATTTTGAAGGGTTTTCTCAGAAAATTTCTGAATTATTAGTCTCGCGAATTGATTCGAATTTTGACGACCGAAAGCAAAGGCTATTTCAGTTGATATACGACTCGAATGGTACTATGCCTGTTAAATTGATGGCTGACAAAGTTTTTTGGAGCAGCCGCCAAATCAATCGCTACTTCAAACAAAAATTTGGCTTATCGCTGAAAGAGTATTGCAAGGTCATCCGTTTCAAAAGTTCGCTAAGTCATATTAAACTTGGAAAGCTATTCCCTGAACTCGATTTTTCCGATCAGAGTCATTTCATTAGAGAAATCAAGAAGTATTCCGGAACAAATCCGAAGGAGCTTTTTCGGAATAGAAATGACCGATTTATTCTATTAACTGCCTTGTAATTGAAGTAAATTCTAACTGAAGTTTAAATTTACTTATGATGGAGGCAGGATGAAAGTATCAAGAAATACTAATGCCAATGCTCAAGTTATTATCGTCGGCGCGGGGGTGGCTGGTCTCAGCCTTGCTATCATGCTGGCCGAACAGGGAATTGAAAGTCAAGTTCTGGAATCAAAAGAACATTCCAATGGCGTGACGAGTGGTGTGCGAGTATCCAACCAAGGCGTCAAGGTCTTGAGATTTATGAAGTTAGACGCTATCGGCGAAGATACCGAGGGGATTCAGATGACCTTCGGCGCTCTCTCTTCCCGCTTTTCTGCCCCTAAGGAAGACGCATCCTACCCATCCGCAATCATGGTCACAAGACTGGCACTCCATGAACAGCTTATGAAAAGAGCAGGTTCCCTAGGAATCCCCATCGTGACCGGATTCAAGGTCGAAAGCATAACCGAGTCAGACGAAGGGGTCGAGGTGATCTCGGAATCGGGCGAAAAGGTGAAGGGCACCCTCGTTGTGGGGGCTGATGGAGTTGGCTCTACACTCCGAAAGATACTGAATCCCGGGCAGGGATCATCGAAGGTTTACGCTGGGTACATCGGGGTAGGGCTCCTCACTAAGGATGAAACTAAGATCGCAATGACAATGGATCACTATCCTGGTCATTCAATTGGGATTGCTTCTTGCGGAAAGGTGAACGAGGCCGCGACCCAGAAAAGCATCTTCATGTGGACTCACATCCATATGCCAGAAGCTGACGCAAAACAGGTAACGCAGGCTAACGTGAAGGCAGAGCTGGCGAGACGAGCCGAGCAATGGCGTCCCGAGCTCAGAGGCAAGTATGAACTGTGGACAAATGACACGGAAGCCATACTGGCTTACGGTCCGGTCTACAACGGGAAGCCGCCGACTCGGTGGTATAGCAATAGGATGATTCTCATCGGGGACGCAGCACATCCGTACGGACCGGGCGGACAGGGAATTAGTATGGCGTTAAAGGACGCAAGGGCATTATGCGAGATCATTACGCGAGGGTTCACGGAGACCGACAAGAGAGAATTCCAGCGGAGCCGCACTCAGGAATCTCGAACGCTCGGCGAAGCTGCAGAGAAGAGGAATGCCGAAGCTTCGCCATCCTCCAAGTGGGGAATACTTACCAAGGGCATCGGCATCAAAGCTATGGAGTTTTTCACACGCGGAACACTGAAGTTCTGAAACCCTACAAGATGCCGCTCTTACTATAAAAGATAGCACTTAGGGACCTAACTGCCCATCGCTTGTAATTTTATCGTAAGCTAATAAAACACAGTTCTTACCGCCTCGATCATCGAGGAAAGCTTTTCTGAGATCCCTCCAATAGGGCTTGAAAATGTCTTGTGGACGAAAGTAAAAGGGCTATCTTGACCAAAACTCGAAATGAAACTTCGCCGCTCTCTTAATCTTTACGATTCTATTTCTCTTATGTTCAGCTCCATGGTAGGACCGGGGATTTTTATCACTACGGGTTATATACTGACCCAAACTTCCAATCCGAATTGGGCGCTTCTTTGTTGGATCTTAGGTGGTCTCTTAGCGATTGCAGGTGCGATGAGTTATGCGAAATCGGCGAGCATTTTTCCATACGCAGGAGGAGATTACGTTTATCTAAAGGAAGCCTACTCTCCTATTGTTGCGTTTTCCAGCGGATGGCTTTCTCTTTCGGTGAATTTTTCGGCGTCTATCTCTCTTTCTGCGATCGCGTTCTCTAAATCGTTTCTTACTTTATTCAATCCAAGTTGGGACATTTATTTCTTTGAGTCCAAGTTTTTGGGGATCACATTTTCATTAGGTGTAGCCCAGATTCTGGGAATTTCCACGATCTTATTTTTTTCGATCGTTAACTTTTTCGGGATTGGGTTCGCCTCTCGCATCCAGAATTTTTTCACCACTTTCAAAATTTTAGGCCTTGTTGCATTTGTGGGATTAGGATTTACTATAGGAAATTATAATATTCAAAATTTTGAATCCTTCCCACTGATCCCTTCCGATTTACATGGATGGAATCTTTTGCTGGCTGGAGCGATTCCAGTCACTTTTTCCTATTTGGGCTGGAACATGATTACTTATGTAGCCGAAGAAGTTAAAGATCCTGAGAAGAACATCTACAAATCCGTAATCGTTTCCTGCATTTTGGTCACCTTCCTTTATGTTCTGATCAATTTTCTGTATTTAAGTTCTGCCCCCGTACAACTTTTGGCGGGAGACGAAAAAATAGGCGTAACAGCTTCCGGATTTTTATTTGGGAAAGGTGTGAATATTCTGATCACAGCGTTTATTTGCTGGGTGTTTTTGGGCGGAATTTCCGCTTATATAATCGGTGGTTCCAGGATCTATTTTGCGATGGCGAGGGATGGATTCTTTTTCCCAAGTATGGCCAAATTACATTCCAAATATCATAGCCCTTACAAATCGTTGATCTTTCAGTTTTTATATGCCTGCCTTTTTTGTTTCGTAAAAGAGATTGAATCACTTTTATATCTGATCACCTGCTCCACTCTACTACTTGCAACGATCACTGCCTACACTCCTGTTATTTTCGAAAAAAGACATTTAAAGAATGAGTTCAAGATCCCAGGTTATCCGTATTCTACTTACTTATACATACTTTCTAATATTCTTATAATAGGAACGTTGCTCTATAATAAAAGTGCAGAAGCTCTCTGGGGTTTTGGGTTCACTCTATTCTCTGTTCCGTTGTATTATTATTTTAAACTTTCTAAGAAATCTAAACAGATCTCGATCGATACTATTTCCGAACCGGAATTGGAACCCGGTGGTTTAAGTTTACTTCCGGAAAACGAACCAATTCCGGTTGGCAGTGGAGATCGAGCTTAAGTTTTCTGCGTTGGAACTTTCTCCTAAAAACAAACTTAGACTTCATAGGTATTTAGGAATTGTTTCCTTAAGTTTCCTATTTTCTCGTCCGTTTATCATTCTATTCCAATTTCCTGATATTCAAAACTTTGAATTTTTCTCTGCTTACATCGGAAGAACCGGAGCTATCTTTGGGGCTCTTGCATTTATCACTGGAGGCGGATTAGGCAAATATCTGGACGAGAAGAAGGCAAGAGTGGCGGAAATCCATACAATTCTGATGCTTGCAGGCTTAACTATGCAAGTTCCCGTTCTTGCAGAAGTCAAAATTCTTTTAGTCCCAAATCTGATATCTTATCTTGGTTGCGTGATCTTAATCTGGGGCTGGATCCTAGGAAGAAGGGTTTTTATAAATAGAAAACGGATTCTTCCTTTTTGAGCGACCCCTAGGGAGCGAAAAATCCGAAGGGTGATCGAAGCGGAGCGAAATTAAATTTTCAATCAAACAAGCTGCACTTAAATGAAAACATTTTGATCTCTAAATATACTTTATAATTTCCTAATCCTTAGGAATTCGAAAGTATATTCTTCCGGAAGGAATATGCGAACTGAGAGATATCCGCGTCTTTCCAACGATTTTTGTCGTAGTTTATATTGATAGCCATTCTATTTTCGTAAGTTGTCACAGTCGTAAAAACTGTCTGCGTCAAAGCAGGATGAACTGTAAAAGAAAGTTCTTTAACTTTTATCTCTTCGGAACTTAGGACCGGGATAATCCCTACATTACTCAA
This genomic interval carries:
- a CDS encoding APC family permease; amino-acid sequence: MKLRRSLNLYDSISLMFSSMVGPGIFITTGYILTQTSNPNWALLCWILGGLLAIAGAMSYAKSASIFPYAGGDYVYLKEAYSPIVAFSSGWLSLSVNFSASISLSAIAFSKSFLTLFNPSWDIYFFESKFLGITFSLGVAQILGISTILFFSIVNFFGIGFASRIQNFFTTFKILGLVAFVGLGFTIGNYNIQNFESFPLIPSDLHGWNLLLAGAIPVTFSYLGWNMITYVAEEVKDPEKNIYKSVIVSCILVTFLYVLINFLYLSSAPVQLLAGDEKIGVTASGFLFGKGVNILITAFICWVFLGGISAYIIGGSRIYFAMARDGFFFPSMAKLHSKYHSPYKSLIFQFLYACLFCFVKEIESLLYLITCSTLLLATITAYTPVIFEKRHLKNEFKIPGYPYSTYLYILSNILIIGTLLYNKSAEALWGFGFTLFSVPLYYYFKLSKKSKQISIDTISEPELEPGGLSLLPENEPIPVGSGDRA
- a CDS encoding helix-turn-helix domain-containing protein; amino-acid sequence: MNYPNELSRKPPLIKGQIDFSINKPIPILEPFVDSIWMLKNDSKKDHEVVVLPDGRLDIIFSISLTQPFRAMQMGLATLPEKNVIPAGGIMFAVSFKLLAIEYLLDFEVGFLLNSERQLPSNFWGISENDLSDFEGFSQKISELLVSRIDSNFDDRKQRLFQLIYDSNGTMPVKLMADKVFWSSRQINRYFKQKFGLSLKEYCKVIRFKSSLSHIKLGKLFPELDFSDQSHFIREIKKYSGTNPKELFRNRNDRFILLTAL
- a CDS encoding FAD-dependent oxidoreductase, encoding MKVSRNTNANAQVIIVGAGVAGLSLAIMLAEQGIESQVLESKEHSNGVTSGVRVSNQGVKVLRFMKLDAIGEDTEGIQMTFGALSSRFSAPKEDASYPSAIMVTRLALHEQLMKRAGSLGIPIVTGFKVESITESDEGVEVISESGEKVKGTLVVGADGVGSTLRKILNPGQGSSKVYAGYIGVGLLTKDETKIAMTMDHYPGHSIGIASCGKVNEAATQKSIFMWTHIHMPEADAKQVTQANVKAELARRAEQWRPELRGKYELWTNDTEAILAYGPVYNGKPPTRWYSNRMILIGDAAHPYGPGGQGISMALKDARALCEIITRGFTETDKREFQRSRTQESRTLGEAAEKRNAEASPSSKWGILTKGIGIKAMEFFTRGTLKF